The Betaproteobacteria bacterium genome includes the window GATGACCTGCACCCTCCCGTGACGAGGTCCGGCTGACCAGGGGCAGCAAGCCCGCAGGGAACCTGAGACCGCAGACGAGAGTCTGCGGTCTTTTCGTTTTCAGGCGAGCGGGGGGCAGCGCCGATGGACGCCTTGTGGCGGGCGCCGCCGGGTTCCTCGGAACCGCTCGGGTAAAATGCACGCCTTCGCATTCTTGAGGAAACTGGCATGAGCAAGCGCCGCGACCGAGAACTCGGGATGGATCGGCGAATTTCGCGTCGCGACTTCCTGAGCGGTGTTGCGCTCGGTGCCGCAGGATTGCTCGTCGGACCGCGCCGGCTGCAAGCGGCGGAAGCCGCGGTCGGCGCTTTCCGGCTGGCGCACGATTACTACCCACCCGCCCTGACCGGGCTGCGCGGCAGCCACGTCGGTTCGTACGAAGTCGCCCATGCGCTGCGCAGCGGCGAGCTCAAGCTCGACGCGCAGGCTGCGCGCGACACCGGCGAGCGATACGACCTCGTCGTGGTGGGCGGCGGCATCAGCGGGCTCGCGGCAGCGTACTATTTTCGCCAGGCGGCGGGGCCGGATGCGCGCATCCTGATCCTCGACAACCACGACGACTTCGGCGGGCATGCCAAGCGCAACGAGTTCACCGTCGGCGATCGCACGCTCGTCTCCTTCGGTGGCACCTGGTCCATCGAGAGTCCGGGCCCCTACAGCCCGAGCGCGAAGAAGCTGATCGAAGGGCTCGGCATCGACGTGACCGGATTTGCGAAGGTGGTCGACCGGCGCCTCTACCGCTCACTGGGGCTGGGTCCGGGCGTCTTCTTCGACCGCGAGACCTTCGGCGTCGATCGCCTGGTGCCGCGTCCGAACAACAGCGGCTGGCTCGGCAAGGCGGCGGATGCCGTCGCCATGAAGCGGTTTCTCGCCGCGACCCCGCTGGCCCCCGCCGCGCAGGCGGATCTGCTACGCCTGCAGCAGGAGAACATCGACTATCTGCCAGGGTTGAGCTCGGACGAGAAAAAGGCGCGTCTCGCGCGCATGAGCTACCACGACTATCTCGTTCGGGTGGCGAAATGCGATGCCGGCGTGCTGCCCTTCCTGCAGGCGCTGCCGCACGGGCTCTATGGCGTCGGCATCGACGCGGTGCCTGCGCAGGACGCGTGGGGTCTCGACTACCCGGGCTTTGGCGGGCTCGATCTGGAGCGCACGCCAGGGCCGGGCATGAATCACGACGCCATGCACGGTGTCACCGGCGACGGCGGCTCCTATTTCTATCACTTCCCCGATGGCAACGCGACGGTGGCCCGGCTCCTGGTGCGCGAGCTCATCCCGCAGGCGATTCCGGGTGACGGTGCCGAGGACATCATCACCAGTCGCGCTGATTACGCTCGCCTCGACCTGCCCGGGCAGCCAGCGCGCGTGCGCCTGAACAGCACGGCCGTGCATGTTGCACACGTAGGTGATCCTGCTTCCGCCGGCGAGGTGGAGGTGTCCTACGTCAAGGACGGCAAGCTCGAACGCGTGCGTGGCGGCCGCGTGGTGCTCGCCTGCTGGAACGGCGTGATCCCGTACATCTGTCCGGAGTTGCCGGCGCCCCAGCGCGAGGCGCTCGCCTACGGCGCGAAGGTGCCCCTCGTCTACACGAACGTGGTGCTGCGCGACTGGAACGCCTTTCTCAAGCTCAAGGTTTCGCAGGTCGAGGGGCCGGGCAGCTACTATTCGGGTGTGGCACTCGACATGCCGGTGAGCATCGGGGCGTACCAGTGCACGCGTTCGCCCGATCAACCGATTGTCGTGTGCCTTTCGCGCACTCCCTGTTCGCCCGGACTTCCGGCGCGCGATCAGCACCGCGTCGGCCGCCAGGAGTTGCTCACCGCGTCTTTCACC containing:
- a CDS encoding FAD-dependent oxidoreductase, whose amino-acid sequence is MDRRISRRDFLSGVALGAAGLLVGPRRLQAAEAAVGAFRLAHDYYPPALTGLRGSHVGSYEVAHALRSGELKLDAQAARDTGERYDLVVVGGGISGLAAAYYFRQAAGPDARILILDNHDDFGGHAKRNEFTVGDRTLVSFGGTWSIESPGPYSPSAKKLIEGLGIDVTGFAKVVDRRLYRSLGLGPGVFFDRETFGVDRLVPRPNNSGWLGKAADAVAMKRFLAATPLAPAAQADLLRLQQENIDYLPGLSSDEKKARLARMSYHDYLVRVAKCDAGVLPFLQALPHGLYGVGIDAVPAQDAWGLDYPGFGGLDLERTPGPGMNHDAMHGVTGDGGSYFYHFPDGNATVARLLVRELIPQAIPGDGAEDIITSRADYARLDLPGQPARVRLNSTAVHVAHVGDPASAGEVEVSYVKDGKLERVRGGRVVLACWNGVIPYICPELPAPQREALAYGAKVPLVYTNVVLRDWNAFLKLKVSQVEGPGSYYSGVALDMPVSIGAYQCTRSPDQPIVVCLSRTPCSPGLPARDQHRVGRQELLTASFTDMERKTREQLARVLGAGGFDPADDILAITVNRWPHGYAYQYNSLWDPFWLDGGEAPNVIGRKPFGRIAIANADAAAYAYTDGAIDMAQRAVQELLTVKS